The Neoarius graeffei isolate fNeoGra1 chromosome 25, fNeoGra1.pri, whole genome shotgun sequence genome includes a region encoding these proteins:
- the LOC132873752 gene encoding protocadherin gamma-A11-like — protein sequence MALRHTVLLFFFVFCSDCACGQITYSIPEEMAKGSMIGNIAQDLGLDLKRLKTGKARIYTGGSTEYVELNRENGLLLIKGKIDRESLCAKITPCALHLQMILENPMELYSVTVEITDINDNAPNFQNNEMRFEISESAMIGARFVLGKATDPDVGTNGLRSYSLQPRDNFVLNEESGGEKNVEMILQKPLDREKEGQINLLLTAFDGGESRLSGTMQIYITVVDANDNPPVFTQKVYKATITENEIKDTKVITVSASDADEGSNGQVSYYISDAVDRSVANIFVVKKESGEITLNGQIDYEKSNIYQLDIQARDQGGLSDTCKVIIDVLDINDNKPTIDIISMSSSTSEMSTINTVIAMLKVNDLDSGANGQVHCDINDNIPFAIVSQSNNFFSLRTDQELDREREAEYNISVTCSDEGVPSLSSSTSLHLHISDVNDNTPVFERNHYEAYVVENNRPGLSVFTVKASDADSNQNARVAYILEDSTVSGVPVSSYVSVSADSGVINAVRSFDYEQLKDFLFQVRAQDGGSPPLSSNVTVKITIQDQNDNAPQVLYPVQTGGSVVAEIVPRSADVGYLVTKVVAVDVDSGQNAWLSYKLQKATDRALFEVGAQNGEIRTVRQVTDKDAVKQKLTVVVEDNGQPSRSAVVNINVAVADSFPEVLSEFTDFTHAKQYNDDLTFYLVLALAAVSFLFITTVVVIISVKIYRWRQSRIFYQSNLPVIPYYPPGYADTGVTGTLPQRYHYDACMTTDSRKSDCKYSTLGGQSILVMDPSFTETMQRAMKENILIEDPDCLDLVS from the exons ATGGCTTTGAGGCACACGGTCCTGCTTTTCTTCTTCGTCTTTTGTTCTGACTGCGCCTGCGGACAGATCACTTATTCTATTCCCGAGGAAATGGCGAAAGGGTCGATGATCGGAAATATCGCGCAGGATTTGGGTTTGGATTTAAAAAGACTGAAAACGGGGAAAGCGCGAATTTATACAGGAGGCAGCACGGAATATGTCGAACTGAACAGAGAAAATGGATTGCTTCTGATTAAAGGGAAAATAGACCGGGAGTCTCTGTGCGCAAAAATAACTCCATGCGCTCTGCATCTCCAGATGATTCTGGAAAACCCGATGGAGTTATATTCTGTTACCGTGGAGATCACGGACATCAACGACAATGCTCCTAATTTCCAGAACAATGAAATGAGGTTTGAAATAAGCGAGTCAGCAATGATCGGTGCCAGATTCGTGCTGGGTAAAGCTACTGACCCGGATGTTGGGACAAACGGACTGCGGAGCTATTCCCTTCAACCCAGGGATAATTTTGTATTAAATGAAGAATCAGGCGGTGAGAAGAATGTAGAGATGATTTTGCAAAAACCCCTTGATCGAGAAAAGGAAGGACAAATTAATTTGTTGTTGACAGCGTTTGATGGTGGTGAGTCTCGTCTGTCAGGAACAATGCAAATATACATAACAGTCGTGGATGCTAACGACAATCCTCCTGTATTTACTCAAAAAGTGTATAAAGCTACAATAACGGAAAATGAAATAAAGGACACCAAAGTGATAACAGTAAGTGCTTCTGACGCAGATGAAGGCTCCAATGGTCAAGTGTCTTATTACATTTCTGACGCAGTGGACAGATCTGTGGCTAATATTTTTGTTGTAAAGAAGGAAAGTGGAGAAATTACATTAAACGGCCAGATTGATTATGAAAAATCAAACATTTACCAGCTTGATATTCAGGCCAGAGACCAAGGAGGACTCTCTGACACATGTAAGGTAATTATTGATGTGCTGGACATTAATGATAATAAGCCAACTATTGACATTATATCTATGTCCAGTTCTACATCTGAAATGTCCACAATAAACACCGTCATTGCCATGTTGAAGGTAAATGATCTGGATTCGGGTGCAAATGGACAAGTTCACTGTGATATCAATGACAATATTCCATTTGCAATAGTATCTCAGTCAAATAATTTCTTTAGTCTGCGTACAGATCAGGaattagacagagagagagaagctgagtATAacatcagtgtgacttgctctgatGAGGGAGTTCCCTCACTCTCCAGCAGCACTTCTCTCCATTTACACATATCAGATGTAAATGACAACACACCTGTTTTTGAGAGAAATCATTACGAGGCCTATGTGGTGGAGAACAACAGACCAGGTCTCTCTGTATTCACAGTGAAGGCCAGTGATGCAGACTCCAACCAGAATGCTCGAGTTGCTTATATTTTAGAAGACAGCACTGTCAGTGGAGTTCCTGTATCATCCTATGTGTCAGTCAGTGCTGATAGTGGAGTCATTAATGCCGTGCGCTCTTTCGACTACGAGCAGTTAAAGGACTTCCTTTTCCAGGTCAGAGCGCAGGACGGAGGCTCCCCTCCACTCAGTAGTAACGTGACAGTGAAGATTACAATCCAAGATCAGAATGACAACGCTCCTCAGGTTCTCTACCCAGTACAGACTGGTGGCTCTGTGGTGGCTGAGATCGTGCCTCGTTCAGCAGATGTCGGCTATCTGGTCACTAAAGTGGTGGCTgttgatgtggactctggacagaATGCCTGGCTCTCCTACAAACTCCAGAAAGCCACAGACAGGGCGCTGTTTGAAGTGGGAGCGCAGAATGGAGAGATACGGACTGTGCGCCAGGTCACTGATAAAGATGCTGTGAAACAAAAGCTGACTGTAGTTGTGGAGGATAACGGACAGCCATCTCGCTCAGCTGTAGTCAACATCAATGTAGCTGTAGCGGACTCTTTCCCTGAAGTGCTCTCAGAATTCACCGACTTTACGCACGCCAAACAATATAACGATGACCTCaccttttatttagttttagcatTAGCTGCTGTCTCTTTCCTTTTCATCACAACTGTAGTAGTTATAATATCAGTAAAGATCTACAGGTGGAGACAATCGCGCATCTTCTATCAGTCCAATCTCCCAGTTATTCCGTACTATCCACCCGGTTATGCAGACACAGGAGTTACTGGAACTCTGCCGCAAAGGTATCATTATGATGCTTGTATGACGACTGACTCGAGGAAGAGTGACTGTAAATATTCTACACTTGGAGGACAAAGTATTTTAGTGATGGACCCGAGTTTTACAGAAACTATGCAGCGCGCAATGAAGGAAAATATTCTCATTGAAGACCCTGACTGTCTTGACCTGGTAAG tTGA